In Flavobacterium sp. GSB-24, the genomic window CGTTGAAACAGTAATCCTTCTTCTGTTTTTTATGAAAATACTATATTTTATCTGATTTCGTCCATCATATTTATAAAATATTCCCTCTGTGTTGACTGCATACCATACAAAACCGTCTTTGTCAATAAAGGGATCGCTTGTTAATAAATCTGTATTGAGTTCATTACGAACGGGAATAGTTTTTAAAGTATAATTTTGTCCTACGATGAACGGGGCATATAATAGAAGGATTAATAATCTTAAAATCATAGGAAAATATTTATCGCAACAAAGAAAAAATCATAAAGTAATACTATAAATACCTTTTCAGACAATCTCACAAGCGACATGAATTTTGTTTAATTTATTATTGATAACATCATATGAAGAAGCCAATTTTCATTAACAGACCGTGATCATCAAGTAGCTGATCATAAAATTAAACTCAAAATGATATTAAAAAAAATCTAAAGTAGTAAACGGTCATTTTATTTGAATTAAGGGAAGAATTAACGGATTAACGTATAAATCATGCCTATATAGTCTTGCTGGAATTTTAAAGAATTTGTATTGTGATTACCTTTTTTTATTCATTCTGTATTAATGACTTCAAATGTTCTGTCGCATCTATCAGAATCGAACATAACAATTTAAGTAATTTAAAAGTTAGCCCTTCAATTTACAGAATGATTTAAACGTAGATATCCTTGGTATAAACATCTGATTCTTTCTAAGCAGATTCAAAACTTTAAAACCTAATCCGTTTTGTATGCGCCACTTGATAAAACAATGGTCCATTTCGACAACATTGTTAAGATAATTACTTTGCCAGATTTTAACCTTAAGAATGAACGACTGTTATAGACTTTGATAGTGGAAGTACTTGAATTATTGGGAAGCAACTAGAATATGTAGTGTAGCGGTGAAATGCTTAGAGATTACTTGGAACCGCCTTTTTTACTACTACAGAATAATGCTTCAATCTCTTAAACCTAAATATTAAATATTTTTGATATATTTATAATAAAAAAAAAGAATAATACTACTACCTCGTAAATCGTTATTATTTTAAGTTTTGTGTATGAGTTAATATTGAAATAGTAAAAATTGAATTTGGTGCAGAATCGGTGCACAGAGGTTCATGGAGTTGATACCTTTTTTGCGACTAAAAGCTTAGGCAGTATTTATCTGAAGTGCTAAAAATAAGGATGTAAACCCTAAATGGGAGTTGATACCTTTTTTGCAGAAGACATTCTGCACTCGAAAACTTAACGATCGAAGAGTTTCAGAATCAGCAGGCAATTAAATAATAGCTTTTCTTATGATGATAGAGTTAAACTGGGTGCACAGTCGATGCATTTAGATTTAACAAGAACTTATAATACTGTATTAAAACAATTTGAAGGCTCAAGTTCGAAACATTACTGACATACTACTGTCTTATATATTACTTGTTGTTCAACCGATGCCAGAAATTGATTTATTTCGTATTCATAATATTGATTTACGAACATAATAATCATTTCAAATCGTCACGCTCAAAAATGACTATTAAGATACAGATGTACAATAATTTAGAAGAACTTATTTTCTTTTTTAGTGGACACCAGTGTAATAATGTATATATTTATAGAATTGAAAACCCAAAAAAATCTATCCATAACTAAAATACTTATGAGATTAAAACTAGTTGGTAAAAAAGAACTCACCTACATACTATTCCTTTGTATTACTGTGAATTATGGCCAAAATGGAACAATTGAAAAAAATAAAACTACACAAACCACTAAATCCAAACTAGAGACATTAGCTGCAATTGAAAAAGTCTGTCAAACCATAATAGACGATAATTACGCTAATCCGAATAGTACTTCTTTAACTCAAAGTACTTCCACAGATAAAAATTTGCTTGATGTATTCAGTGATATTTCAGTTGAACTTCAAAAAAACAAAAATAGTACTACCGAAAATCTGGGATCGGAAACTAAAGTAAATAGTGAACCGTCATTTAACGAAGTGTATCCAAAGGAAAAATATGAAGCTTTGATAGCTCATGGAAATGTTTTTGTCAAAAAATCTGAATTGCTTTCTCAATCGTTGCAAAAGAAAGCAACCGAACTTGACGCTGCTGCTAAAGCAAATAATATTGAAGAAGTCAAAAGGATTTACACTAAAATGGGATTGGCATTTAATGTTATGGGTACTAAGCTTGATAGCGCAATACTGGAATTGAGAAGAACACAACCGTATATAGTTGAAACCTATACAAAAATAACGGCTGTTGGCAACGAAACAGATGCTTTAAAAAAAGTAGAAACTACCGTTGATGCCACAAGCAGTATGGTTGGAATCCTATATTATTTGTCGGCTATTAAAAATTGCAATACTGTTGTCTCTAAAATTCAAGAACATTTGGCACAATTATCTAAAGTGTCAGGCACCCAAAAAGGTTGATTTGTATAGCGGTCCATATAAATGTCTAATATTATTTTAAAGTCCAAATACATCAATAAGTTAACCAAGTCAGGTCGAATATAAATATTACTTAAAATGCATAAAATAAAAATCCTACTACTATTTCTTTCCCTTTCGCTAAACTGCTTTTCACAGCTTAAAACCAATAATCAAAATGGAATTAATAAAGATTTGTATCGTTTAAATTTAAATGATTCGGTCAAATCAGTCGTTTATGGCCGTACCTTTTACAAAGAAGATCTCACAGCATATGAAATAGATGATATCACAGATATAGTAATATTACGCCAAAACTCATACGAATCATATGAATTTAATAAATATGGTTTGATATCAAGACATTTTCACGATTCATTAGTATATGACCAAAAATACCTCCAAAATAATTTCAAATATGAATTGGATAAAAAGGTGTATCGAGTACCCGATTGGACGGGAATGGTTAATTTAAATATGCAAAATGTGAATAAAATTACATTTAAGAGGTCTAACTGTTTTAAATATTCAGACTCGGATTTTGCGTATAAATATAATTTCGGCAAAAACGGTAAAATAACTGATGAAAAAGAATATTTTGTAGACAAAGATGATTCTAATAAGATAATTGAAACTAAGCTATACCAAACCAAAAAATACATTTATGATCTAAAAGGCAATTTGGTACAGCAGCGTTTATTTTATGAAGGACCATACAAGGAAAATAATTATACTACGGAGAAAGATGGGGCGCATGAAAAATGGATGTATGAATATGATGTTAAAAATCGCTTAATTAAAGTAACTGAAATGTATGCTGCAGAATCTCAGGAAGTTCAAGAGCCACGTATAGAACTGAAATACAAATATCATCCTACCGAAAATTACGTTACTGAGGTTGAAATATTTTACGAGGCTGGTTTTGGTCATAAATATAAAAAAGCTAAATTTTATTATAACAAAAATGCGGATATCATAGCGTGTGAGTATATAAATGATAATTTGCAAAAACAAGAAAAAGTCTTTTACGAGTATGAGTATGATAGTCATAACAACTGGATAAAATGTAAACTTAGATACAATTCCATGCAGGACGAGGTGATTAAAAGTATAAAAAGAAAAATTTCATATTATGGGAATTAAATTGGATGTTAAAAAAGTTATTGCAGTTTTTGCATTGATATACTGTAGCCTTTGCACTGCTCAGGAAAACAAATTAAAAGTAAACAGATCGTTAAATTTAAACGGCCCTGTGAAGACCGTAAATACATTTTATTCCTTTTACAAACAAAACATTACACCACTAGTAAAATACCGTGTTTTATTTGAAAACGATATTGCTAATGATGATTCTTATGAATTTAACAAAGAAGGACTTCCTATACAAAAAGCAATTACTCTTAGAACCAAAGGTTATGAAGATCGTCCGGTGGGAAAATTATATAAATATGAATATGATGACAAAGACTATATTTTAAAGAAAGATTTTTTGCCTTACCAAAGCATTTCAAAACCATTATCCATTGATTTGGATTTACAAATCCAGACAAATTTTGCTATTGAAAATAGATTTAAAATTGACCAAGATTATAAAATAGCCAAACTAGACAGCGCAAATATAGCACTAAATCAATATCAAGATCGATATAGAGATCTAAGGCAGTTTCAATATCAATATAAAACTGAAGGAAATAAAATTATTGAAGAAAAGATTTATTATAAACCTAAACCTGAACAAAAAGTATTTAAATCACCTTCTGAAAACGAACTACTGGTAGTAAAGACATTTAAATACGATTCGAAAGGAAACCTAACAGAATGTAATTTTGATTCAAAGAACACAAGCCCGTATCGCGACACTAATTCAGACAATAAATTTCATTATGCTTGTGACACTAAATTTAAATGTTATTACGATGACAAAAGCAAAATCGCCAAGGCAACTTGGAGTAACTATTTAGGAATATTCCTTACTGCAATTTATACTTACGACTCTACCAATACCTATATTCAAAAAATACATATTACAGGTCAACAAACTTATCCCTACCCAAGTGATGACATGGTTTTCAACTATAATGAAAATAACGATTTAGTGGAAGTCAATTTTATTAGTGAAGATGAAATAAATCAGCCAGCAAACAGATATTATGAATATGAATACGATAATCATAAAAACTGGATTAAATGTAAGATGTATTTAGAAGGGAATAAAAATGAAGTAACAGCTAAAATGGAGAGAAAAATACAATATTTTAAATAGCAGATTGTTGAAAATCTGAAACTGGAGTTGATACCTTTTTTTTTTGCGACTAAACGCTTAACCCTCAAATTTTGTATAATTAAAAGTGCAAATAAATCAATAGAGGTTACAGTATTTTAAATATATTTGTATCACAAAAAAAAGAATAATATTACTCATTATTAATTCGTTGGTTTCCTATTACTTATACAAGTAAATATTGAATAAATAATATACAATTTGGGTGCAGAATCGGTGCATTGAGGTATAAGACATTTATAAAAACGTAGCAAAGACGGGACTTGAACTCATATAGTTCGAATCCTGCTCTCCCCACCAAAAGGGTAAAAGAAGCCAAAACGAAAGTTTTTTAATCTTTTCAAAAACCCATAACAAACGTGGTAAAGCCTGCAAATCTTACGATTTACAGGCTTTTTTATTATATACTGCTATTCAGATTTTTTAAAACTGCTCAAAATTTCTATGGCAAAACTAACTCTTGCCCAATTTAGATTCTAATATTATTAACTATCAAAATTATTCTGGATTTTATGAAAAAGATTGTCTTTCTGATCTTCGGTCACAGAAATTAACCTAATATTTGTCTAAGGAAATTGATAAAAAATCGACGTATACTTTTTTTTATGTGCCGACTCTTAAATCAGCATATAAAACCTAATATTTACTAGTGTTTAATAATTCATTAAGGAACCTCTTTTTCTGCAAAACATAGTTAATAAGGCTTTCCTGTCCAGCCAATTATTCCTTCACCAGCCTAAGCTTTTCATGACCTAATCAAAGAAATGATAGATTCTCAACAACATTAAACACTCATTTAATAGTTAAGATCTTGATTTATTCCTAATAATGTTTATAATGAAAAATTTAATCTACACAGACCCAGGTCTCTTCTCATTTATAATAAGAGGAAACCATCTCAGAAGGCATCAAGTCGGCTGGATGATTTAGATTGTGAAATAAATAATCAGCTGATTTTGAGAGCTGAATTTTAAAACAACTGGTTGCTAATTCTGTAAAACTTCTATATTAAAGCAGATTATATTTGTTTAAAAATTTAAACATGCCGAAAAATAAATCTAAAAAGAAGATTGCAATTCTGGGAGGCGGTCCAAGCGGCCTTTTTCTTTATAAAAGATTAGTTGAATCTGGAAGTACTGATCTGGAGGTTACCATTTTTGAAAGAAAAAGCATGCTTGGAGCAGGTATGCCGTACAGCACCGAAGGCGCCAATGAAGAACATGTTACCAATGTTTCAGATAATGAAATTCCTGAAATTGTCAATTCGATCGAAGAGTGGCTGCAGACTGCTCCTGCCGAATTATTGGATAAATTCGATATAAATCCCAATAAGTTTAATGAATACAAAGTACTACCGCGAATTTTATTTGGATATTATCTTTCTTCACAATTCGAGCTTCTGCAGCAAATCGCTTCTGTAAAAGGAATTCTTACCACTATACATTATCAGACTAATGTTCTGGACATTATTTACAATAAAGAGTACAATAATGTCACCATAGAAACTACAGATGATAAAGCAGTTTTTGATTATGCGGTAATTTGTACCGGTCATCATTGGCCCATACGATATGAGGGAAAAGTAAAAGGTTATTTTGACTCGCCATATCCTCCCGCAAAATTGGCAGTGCATTTGAATCATGCCATAGCAATAAGAGGATCTTCTCTTACTGCAATTGATGCCATTAGGACTTTAGCCCGCAGTAACGGAAAATTTATTAAAGAGGCTGATGGAACTATTCGTTTTGAAAAAGCAGCAGAGAGTCCAGATTTTAAAATGGTTATTCATTCCCGAAGCGGCATGCTTCCTGCGGTGCGTTTTCATTTACAAGATTCTCATTTGTCCAATGATTCATTGCTGACCAGAGAAGAGATAGACGAACATCGAAAATATAACGACGGCTTTTTATCGCTTGATTTTATTTTTAAAAATAATTTTAAAGAAATTTTCCGAGAAAAAGATCCTGACTTTTATGATCGTATTAAAGAGCTGTCAATAGAGGAATTTGTTGAAGAAATGATGGAACTCAGGGAACGTCTGGATCCGTTCCAGCTTTTAAAGGCAGAATATATACAGGCTGAAAAATCAATAAAAAGACAGGAGTCAGTATATTGGAAAGAAATGCTGGCGGTATTAAGTTTTGCTATGAACCATCCTGCAAAGTATCTTTCGGCAGAAGATATGCAGCGATTACAAAAAGTACTTATGCCTTTGATTTCTATTGTAATTGCATTTGTACCGCAGAAATCCTGCAGTGAATTACTTTCTTTACACCATGCAGGGGTTCTGGATATTGCTGCAGTAAATCATAATAGTTCTGTAGAACCTCAAAATGGCGGAGGCATACTTTACAAGTACAATGACGAAAATGAAAATTTACAAGCTGTTTACTACAATACTTTTATCGACTGCATTGGCCAGCCTCATTTATCGTACGAAGATTTTCCATTTAAAAGTCTGCTTTCGCAAAAATTGATAAGTCCCGCCAGATTAAAATTTAAATCTCACGAGACAGCAGCTAAAGCACTAGAAACAGGAAGTTCTGTCGAGAAAGATTCGCAGGGAAATTACTTTTTAAATGTATCGGGTATTGCGATGAACGATAATTTTCAAATTATTGATCAGTATGGCGCATACAATGAAAATATTTACATTATGGCAGTACCTTATATCGGAGGATTTAATCCAGACTATTCTGGTTTGGATTTCTGTGAAGCAGCTTCAAAATTAATTGTCGAATCTATTTTATCTGATTCTTTAACAGTTTTTAATTATTAAGAAAGAAAAAACAGCAGAAAACTCAGGTGTAAATATATAAAATTAGTCAAGGCAAAATAATGTATATATACCTGCCTTTCTTATTCAAAATGATCAATTTTACAAAGCTTACATTCTTATTTCAAGTAATTCAATTTGCTCCCGCTGCTTTCTGCAAATATTATTAAACCAATTGGCTTATTTTCGCCATCCTGCTTTTCGTACCTATCTAACCAGCGTAAATACAGTTCCATTTAAGCAATCAGAGATTTGTGGCAGAATCGTGGCACACCCTCTTTTAAAAACTAGAAATCCAAAAAAACAAAGATCTAACAAGTTTAGGTTCTAAACTTTTAGAGTTTTTTTTCTCCTGATGAGGAATTAATTAAAAAACGAATGCAATAGGTTAATTTTAAAACTAACTCTCAAAGATTAAACTTCTCTTATGTTTTTGGTAATTTTAATAAATTTTCAATTCGTAATTATTTTTATCAATGTACTAATTCTTTAAAAACATCAAAATTGATATCAGGTATGTCTATATAAATAACACCATACAATACATCTATGCATCATATGGTGTTTCTTTAAAATTAAATTATCTTAGATTGTCCGAATACTATTTGCAGGCTTCCGCCATAAGCATCTGCATTTCTTCTAATAAACCTGCAATAGGTGTGTCGCTGGTATTTGTGAGACAAAGATTGCCGTTGGTACTGATCGCCCCAATAGTCTGCTCCAAGCCCTTTCCTGAACGAACCATTGGACCATATACAGATTTAAGTTTGAGCTTTCCAAAATCTGTTTTATATTTCACCTTTACCAGATTAGTAACCATTATTTGGTGATTGAATGCTTCTTTTAATATATCTACCATTTTTTGGATATCTGCACTGTTGAAAGTCAGCGTTCTGAAAAAACCAAGATAATTCTCTACATGTTCTTTTGTTTCTGTTCCATTGAGGCCTGATTTAGCCAATCTGGCTATATCCCAAAAAGATTGCTTTTCTTTTGGCTCAAAATAAACGGGATGAGTCGTAATATTCAATCCACAGTTATCATCTAATTGAAGCGCTTTTCGTGTGCAGATAGGAGAAATTAATTCAATTTTTTTGTCATCCCACTCTTGGCGAAGTTTTCTTCCTGCAATAACCACAGCAGCGCAAATTGCACCATGCACCGTTGTTTGCTCCAGTCTTGATCTTTCTATAAGCTGTGATGTATGCTCGCTTGAAAACTTAATACTTTCAACTTTAGGAGAAACAGCATCAGGTTTTTTAAATATATATATTGAAGTTTCGTTATCTTCAACAGCAGTATCCTCAGGAAGTCCAAGTGTTTCATCGTTAGATTTTTGCGGTGCTAATACCAGCGGAATCTGGCCTGTAACTGCCTCCAGTAAATCCCTGAATAAATACATAAGTGAAGATCCATCGGCTAATGTATGATTGGCTGCTAAAATCAATACAGTATCTTCAGGTTTTTGTAATACAATCACTCTAAAAAGAGGGCCCTCTTCAGTATTAAATCGTGTTGCTAATTCCTTTTCGACTATTTCCTCCCATTTAAAACTGTTATCGATTTCTATGACCTTCAGTGGAATGACTAGGGAGTCAACATGTTCGATAAAAGGTCTTTTAAATTCATCCATTCTAATTCTTGCTGAAAGGTTGGGATGTCTCTTCTGAACCTGATCAACGGCCAGTCTCCATGCATCAGCCGATTCTCTTCCTTCTACTTCTGCTGCCAAAGCAAAGTCCTTAGAATCAATCTGATCCAACAGCCAGAACGTTTTTTCAAATGCACCCAATGTGCGGTTTTCATGTTTTGTCATTTCTAATAGTTTTAAATTTTTACTGATTCTTTGAGAATGATTCTATATCTCGTGTGATTAATAATAATCAACATGACCGTTTTCATTCTCCGCAGCAAAATTCAGTAAAGACCGATTCTCTAAAAATGGATATAGTGCAGTTATTATTGTAGATTTTTCCCTTAATTAGATTTGGTGTGACAGAAGACAAAATCAGGCATCATAAGTAAAGTGCAGAGCATTAGGAATTGTCAAAACTACCAGCTCGGGATATTTGTAATTATTTATAATGATAGAGGAATTGCAAATGCTGTCGTATGTAATAACTATACAAATAGACAGCACAGAAAATTTATGTATTAATAGAAGTATAGGAAAAGAGAAACGGAAATTTGTAGAGGAATTGGAAATCAAAAAAACGAATAAAAGAGTATAAATTTTAGCAGAACAAAATTAATTTAGAGATTCTTAATTTTATTCCGTATCGGCTGCTCCGGGAAATTTTTTAATGATCAAAGATTTCAGTCTCTCTTGATTCTGATCACCCCATTGGCCTAAAGCACCTATAACTGGAATTAAGCTCTCGCCAAATTTAGTGAGACTGTATTCTACTTTTGGCGGCACTACAGGATATATTTTCCTAACAACGAGCTCATGTTCTTCCAATTCGTTCAACTGGATGTTCAGGACCCTGCGTGAAGCATCTGGTATTTTACGCTGCAATTCACTTGGTCGCTTATGGCCTTCGTTAATAAACCAAAGCAAACGTATCTTCCATTTACCATATAATACTTCCCCTATCAGGTCAAGTCCGCAGTTTAAGTTGGGTATTGTTTTTCTTTCATACATATTGTAAAAGTACTAGTATGTTACGATTTATACAATAGGGGAAAAATTTATCCCTATCTGAATCGTAATTCCGTACTTGTGAGAAAGTTGCATACTTCTGAAATTTGTACAAAAGAAATCATTATGAAACAAATAGTAGATTATCAAAACGAGTTATCAGGCAAAATTGCACTGGTGACAGGAGGTACAAAAGGAGCTGGCAGAGCGATAGCCGAACGTTTGAAAAATGCCGGTGCTACGGTAATTATCAGCGCAAGAAACCAACCTGAAACACCAGATAAAGAGCTGCATTTCATTCCTGCAGATTTAAGCAAACCAGAAGCTGCTGCCAAAGTTGCTTCTGAAGTATTGGAGAGATTCGGTAAGTTAGATATCCTTGTAAACAATCTGGGAGGTTCTGAAACTCCTGGCGGAGGATTTGCTGCATTAACCAATACAGATTGGGAAGAAACAATACAAGCCAACTTACTGGCACCAGTTCGTCTGGATAAGGCAGTTCTTCCAAAAATGCTTGAAGGTAAAAGCGGGGTAATAATCCACATAGCATCTATTCAGGGAAAACTTCCTTTGTATGATTCCACGCTGCCGTATGCTGCCGCAAAGGCCGGACTTATTAATTACAGCAAAGGATTATCGAAAGAAGTATCTCCAAAAGGTGTACGTGTATTGACCGTTTCTCCAGGATGGATTATGACCGAAGCATCAATACGCATGATGGAGCGCATTTCTGAAAGCAGTAATATATCTATAGAAGAGGCTGAAAAAGGTGTAATGGCAGCTTTGGGAGGTATCCCTTACGGAAGACCAGCCAAACCGGAAGAAGTCGCTGAACTCGTTGGATTTTTGGTGTCACCCAGAGCAGGTTACCTGACAGGAACAGAATATGTAATCGATGGTGGAACAATTCCAACGATCTGATTTTTAATATATGTAATAGTTACCTTGAAAGAAGAGGTCTATATGTCTAATAAAAATAGTAAGTAATAAAATAAATAAGCATTAGTAACCATAAAATAGATACATTATGAACTTACCAGAAGTAATACAAGACTTAGTAAAAGCGCAAAACAATTTTGACAGTTCGGCTTTTGCCGATTGCTTTTCAGAAACTGCAATCGTATTTGACGAGGGAAAAAATTATACCAGCAAAACAGAAATAAAAAACTGGATAGAAAAAAGCTCAAAGGAATACAATACGGCAATGAAACCGCTTGAATTTGAAGGAGATGCTGAAAAGGGA contains:
- a CDS encoding SDR family oxidoreductase, whose amino-acid sequence is MKQIVDYQNELSGKIALVTGGTKGAGRAIAERLKNAGATVIISARNQPETPDKELHFIPADLSKPEAAAKVASEVLERFGKLDILVNNLGGSETPGGGFAALTNTDWEETIQANLLAPVRLDKAVLPKMLEGKSGVIIHIASIQGKLPLYDSTLPYAAAKAGLINYSKGLSKEVSPKGVRVLTVSPGWIMTEASIRMMERISESSNISIEEAEKGVMAALGGIPYGRPAKPEEVAELVGFLVSPRAGYLTGTEYVIDGGTIPTI
- a CDS encoding condensation domain-containing protein, whose amino-acid sequence is MTKHENRTLGAFEKTFWLLDQIDSKDFALAAEVEGRESADAWRLAVDQVQKRHPNLSARIRMDEFKRPFIEHVDSLVIPLKVIEIDNSFKWEEIVEKELATRFNTEEGPLFRVIVLQKPEDTVLILAANHTLADGSSLMYLFRDLLEAVTGQIPLVLAPQKSNDETLGLPEDTAVEDNETSIYIFKKPDAVSPKVESIKFSSEHTSQLIERSRLEQTTVHGAICAAVVIAGRKLRQEWDDKKIELISPICTRKALQLDDNCGLNITTHPVYFEPKEKQSFWDIARLAKSGLNGTETKEHVENYLGFFRTLTFNSADIQKMVDILKEAFNHQIMVTNLVKVKYKTDFGKLKLKSVYGPMVRSGKGLEQTIGAISTNGNLCLTNTSDTPIAGLLEEMQMLMAEACK
- a CDS encoding FAD/NAD(P)-binding protein, encoding MPKNKSKKKIAILGGGPSGLFLYKRLVESGSTDLEVTIFERKSMLGAGMPYSTEGANEEHVTNVSDNEIPEIVNSIEEWLQTAPAELLDKFDINPNKFNEYKVLPRILFGYYLSSQFELLQQIASVKGILTTIHYQTNVLDIIYNKEYNNVTIETTDDKAVFDYAVICTGHHWPIRYEGKVKGYFDSPYPPAKLAVHLNHAIAIRGSSLTAIDAIRTLARSNGKFIKEADGTIRFEKAAESPDFKMVIHSRSGMLPAVRFHLQDSHLSNDSLLTREEIDEHRKYNDGFLSLDFIFKNNFKEIFREKDPDFYDRIKELSIEEFVEEMMELRERLDPFQLLKAEYIQAEKSIKRQESVYWKEMLAVLSFAMNHPAKYLSAEDMQRLQKVLMPLISIVIAFVPQKSCSELLSLHHAGVLDIAAVNHNSSVEPQNGGGILYKYNDENENLQAVYYNTFIDCIGQPHLSYEDFPFKSLLSQKLISPARLKFKSHETAAKALETGSSVEKDSQGNYFLNVSGIAMNDNFQIIDQYGAYNENIYIMAVPYIGGFNPDYSGLDFCEAASKLIVESILSDSLTVFNY
- a CDS encoding helix-turn-helix domain-containing protein, with amino-acid sequence MYERKTIPNLNCGLDLIGEVLYGKWKIRLLWFINEGHKRPSELQRKIPDASRRVLNIQLNELEEHELVVRKIYPVVPPKVEYSLTKFGESLIPVIGALGQWGDQNQERLKSLIIKKFPGAADTE